A genomic region of Eucalyptus grandis isolate ANBG69807.140 chromosome 5, ASM1654582v1, whole genome shotgun sequence contains the following coding sequences:
- the LOC104429796 gene encoding BON1-associated protein 1, with protein sequence MRLEVTVISGEDLRINDRPIKNNAFVTVNDYCGSTSSQDSTTPDAQSESYPYWDEKLHMDLPTGSHYIVVEVCRRTSSAGDKLVGTAWIPVSDFVGDYTPENYLHFLSYRLRDAKGLRNGIINISVRVVSSSYKGTLSSSSRLPPSVLEFRMPVDRERNGGTVTGVPIW encoded by the exons atGAG ATTAGAAGTCACCGTCATCTCCGGCGAAGACCTCCGCATCAACGACAGGCCCATCAAGAACAACGCCTTCGTCACTGTCAATGACTATTGCGGCTCGACTTCGTCGCAAGACTCGACCACACCTGATGCTCAGAGCGAAAGCTACCCTTACTGGGACGAGAAGCTCCACATGGACTTGCCCACAGGCTCGCATTACATCGTTGTCGAGGTCTGCCGGAGGACCTCCTCAGCTGGAGACAAGCTTGTCGGGACGGCCTGGATTCCAGTGTCGGACTTCGTTGGAGACTACACACCAGAGAATTACCTGCATTTCTTGAGTTACAGGCTGAGAGATGCCAAAGGCCTCCGCAATGGGATCATCAATATCTCGGTGAGGGTCGTGTCATCGTCGTATAAAGGGACTTTGTCCAGTTCGTCGCGTCTACCACCATCGGTGCTGGAGTTCAGGATGCCGGTGGATCGGGAGAGGAACGGGGGGACGGTGACCGGGGTACCGATTTGGTAA